A DNA window from Arachis duranensis cultivar V14167 chromosome 3, aradu.V14167.gnm2.J7QH, whole genome shotgun sequence contains the following coding sequences:
- the LOC107478275 gene encoding probable histone H2A.1: MAGRGKTLGSGNAKKATSRSSKAGLQFPVGRIARFLKAGKYAERVGAGAPVYLAAVLEYLAAEVLELAGNAARDNKKTRIVPRHIQLAVRNDEELSKLLGDVTIANGGVMPNIHNLLLPKKTGTSSKAAGDDDS; the protein is encoded by the exons ATGGCGGGTCGAGGCAAAACATTAGGATCTGGCAACGCCAAGAAGGCCACCTCTCGGAGCAGCAAGGCCGGTCTTCAATTCCCCGTTGGTCGTATTGCCCGGTTCCTGAAGGCTGGAAAATACGCCGAACGTGTCGGTGCCGGCGCCCCCGTTTACCTCGCCGCCGTCCTTGAATACCTAGCCGCCGAG GTTCTTGAGTTAGCTGGCAACGCTGCGAGAGATAACAAGAAGACTAGAATTGTGCCACGGCACATTCAATTGGCGGTTAGAAATGACGAAGAGTTAAGCAAGCTTCTTGGAGATGTCACAATTGCCAACGGTGGTGTGATGCCCAACATCCACAACCTCTTGCTTCCTAAGAAGACCGGAACTTCGTCCAAGGCTGCTGGCGATGATGATTCTTAG